A region from the Lolium perenne isolate Kyuss_39 chromosome 4, Kyuss_2.0, whole genome shotgun sequence genome encodes:
- the LOC139829681 gene encoding F-box/LRR-repeat protein 13-like yields the protein MDTRVPPLPMDPGFAADLRRRGSDPKKAERVFARVMSYTHHALPDPPASADANLCALLPHDAVDRLSRLPDLLLANIVSRVPIKEAARTAALSRRWRGVWRSTPLVLVDSQVLPAGTEVTRAHARRVTSAVSAVFAAHPGPFRCVHLTSSCMEDFHGLLARWLQILADKGIQELVLVNRPWPLDLVLPATFLGMTTLTRLYLGLWKFPDTAAVPRATCFPNLRELGLCVVVIESRDLDFILDRSPVLEKLCVQGNLFKLSLRLVSQSLRCLQFIGCFVDEIAVVHAPSLERLIHSLGWTRDGVCTKVKIGHAPKLHSFGYLDPAIHVLEVGNIVIKAGTNATPSTMVPSVKILALEFRCGARNDVKMIPAILRCFPNVETLHIMSRETDQSSSKPNPKFWNECGTIECIRSRIKMLVFYAYRGDRSELAFIKFFLGSALVLKKIAIVLANNVFSSKEEADSKMMPLRTMKRANDDSKMLVTGRNPDGGNIWSFKRGSDFSLVDPFEGC from the exons atgGACACCCGAGTGCCTCCCCTTCCCATGGACCCTGGCTTTGCGGCCGACCTCCGCCGGCGCGGCAGTGACCCCAAGAAGGCGGAGAGGGTGTTCGCCCGCGTCATGTCCTACACCCACCACGCCCTCCCGGACCCGCCCGCCTCCGCCGACGCCAACCTCTGCGCCCTCCTCCCCCACGACGCCGTCGACCGCCtcagccgcctccccgacctgCTCCTCGCCAACATCGTCTCCCGCGTCCCCATCAAGGAGGCCGCGCGCACCGCCGCGCTCTCCCGCCGCTGGCGCGGGGTCTGGCGCTCCACCCCGCTCGTCCTCGTCGACTCCCAGGTCCTCCCCGCAGGCACCGAGGTCACGCGCGCCCACGCGCGGCGCGTCACCTCCGCCGTCTCCGCCGTCTTCGCCGCGCACCCGGGCCCCTTCCGCTGCGTCCACCTCACCAGCAGCTGCATGGAGGACTTCCACGGCCTGCTCGCGCGCTGGCTCCAGATCCTCGCCGACAAGGGCATCCAGGAGCTCGTCCTCGTCAACCGCCCCTGGCCGCTCGACCTCGTCCTCCCCGCCACCTTCTTGGGCATGACCACCCTCACCCGCCTCTACCTCGGCCTCTGGAAGTTCCCCGACACGGCAGCCGTCCCCCGCGCTACCTGCTTCCCCAACCTCCGTGAGCTCGGCCTCTGCGTCGTCGTAATCGAGAGCAGGGATCTGGACTTCATCCTCGACCGGAGCCCCGTGCTTGAGAAGCTCTGCGTCCAAGGCAATCTCTTTAAGCTTAGCCTCCGCCTTGTCAGCCAAAGCCTCCGCTGCTTGCAGTTCATCGGCTGCTTCGTTGATGAAATCGCTGTGGTGCACGCCCCGTCCCTTGAGCGACTCATCCACTCATTGGGTTGGACCCGCGACGGGGTCTGCACCAAGGTGAAGATCGGCCATGCCCCCAAGCTGCACTCATTCGGATACTTGGATCCAGCAATTCATGTCCTGGAGGTCGGCAACATCGTCATCAAG GCTGGGACAAATGCCACCCCAAGCACCATGGTACCAAGTGTGAAGATCCTGGCTCTGGAGTTTCGTTGTGGAGCCCGCAATGATGTCAAGATGATCCCGGCTATCCTCAGATGCTTTCCCAATGTCGAGACGCTCCACATCATG TCTCGAGAAACAGATCAATCCTCTAGCAAGCCCAACCCCAAGTTCTGGAATGAGTGTGGTACCATAGAATGCATCCGCTCGCGCATCAAGATGCTGGTTTTTTATGCTTATCGAGGGGATCGAAGTGAGCTTGCTTTCATCAAGTTTTTCCTTGGGAGTGCGTTGGTGCTGAAGAAGATTGCGATAGTTTTGGCCAATAATGTGTTCTCTTCCAAGGAGGAGGCGGATTCCAAAATGATGCCTCTGCGCACCATGAAACGGGCTAATGATGACTCTAAAATGCTGGTTACTGGCCGTAATCCTGATGGAGGTAACATTTGGAGCTTCAAGAGAGGATCTGATTTTTCTCTTGTCGACCCTTTCGAGGGCTGCTGA
- the LOC139830941 gene encoding uncharacterized protein yields the protein MGDKTDTPGPVTAAELAAVLRAMDDRYRPLFDAISKQAESSRAEPEVKEEIHPLQLPLVKLEGSETYASWAEHAETILISRKLEGYISGTVEKPAEENSKEGQRWKMTNALVRAWLLSSLSPQIAKQVERIKEASEIWRLLKGTFSGVGNEMLACRIQKELQQVSQGERTVVEYVSELKRLWSDLDYYDHVDLECGKCLEKYNQWTERKRVRDFLNGLNQKFENRRAALYGIGKLPNLEQAISAIISEETRLRLEATELGTQGVAHRCSALFAVENNAYQRSGTNGFERTCFECGQPGHLRASCPELNGGGRARGQNWRGRGRGRMFGGRRGGHGRGMWLVGRANTSATTEEAATKTVTVEMTAEDLERWSQLKGMNQSDKQTAEAFTPSTSTTSANFGGTWDWKKAWDGEHA from the coding sequence ATGGGCGACAAGACTGACACTCCAGGACCTGTGACGGCAGCAGAGCTAGCGGCTGTCCTGCGGGCAATGGATGATAGGTACAGACCTCTATTCGATGCTATTAGTAAACAAGCAGAAAGCTCAAGAGCAGAACCAGAGGTCAAGGAAGAGATACATCCTCTGCAACTTCCTCTTGTGAAGCTGGAGGGATCCGAGACTTATGCAAGTTGGGCGGAGCACGCAGAAACCATCCTGATTTCTAGGAAACTTGAGGGTTACATCTCAGGTACAGTTGAGAAGCCTGCTGAAGAGAATTCGAAGGAGGGACAAAGGTGGAAGATGACAAATGCACTCGTGAGAGCCTGGTTGTTAAGTTCCCTCTCACCTCAAATAGCAAAACAAGTTGAGAGAATTAAGGAGGCTTCAGAAATTTGGAGGCTCTTGAAAGGCACCTTCTCAGGAGTTGGTAATGAGATGCTTGCTTGCAGAATACAGAAGGAGTTACAGCAGGTCAGTCAAGGAGAGAGGACAGTAGTGGAGTATGTCTCAGAATTAAAAAGGTTGTGGAGTGACCTAGATTATTATGATCACGTTGACTTGGAGTGTGGAAAATGCCTGGAGAAGTATAATCAATGGACAGAAAGAAAGCGAGTGAGGGATTTCTTGAATGGACTTAACCAAAAATTTGAGAACAGGAGGGCAGCACTCTATGGAATCGGGAAGCTACCTAACTTGGAACAAGCAATTTCTGCAATCATAAGTGAAGAGACACGCCTACGATTAGAGGCAACTGAGCTGGGTACGCAAGGAGTGGCACATAGGTGTTCCGCTTTGTTCGCTGTAGAGAACAATGCTTATCAACGGTCAGGGACAAATGGATTTGAAAGAACATGTTTTGAGTGTGGTCAGCCTGGACATTTGAGGGCCTCTTGTCCTGAATTGAATGGAGGTGGCCGGGCTAGAGGTCAGAATTGGCGTGGTAGGGGTCGTGGCCGCATGTTTGGTGGACGTCGAGGTGGCCACGGACGAGGTATGTGGCTGGTAGGGAGAGCCAATACCTCAGCTACCACAGAGGAAGCCGCCACAAAAACAGTGACTGTGGAGATGACTGCAGAGGACCTAGAAAGATGGAGTCAGCTCAAGGGAATGAATCAAAGTGACAAACAAACAGCCGAAGCATTTACTCCTTCAACTTCCACGACTTCTGCTAATTTTGGCG